A window of Cohnella herbarum contains these coding sequences:
- a CDS encoding vWA domain-containing protein, with translation MSSGKRFLLVTGIILVIVFVIVYLGVNLSTNWGKSDKQMASEDAVKRLSKLYGNIDVTTEAPVKGQINLDPVDVAASLPDISKFPITADSTTTDYAEIFSSTEKSGTGDDGWLTDVAKDFNKAKITINGKPVSVKLRNIASGTAADYIRSGKYVPDAFTPSNELWGEMVKASGVKTQLITKRLAGNVPGIVISKAKHDSFVQKYGEVTVKSVIDAIAAGEFSMGYTDPFASSTGLNFLVTTLQTFDSANLLSDKAVQGFENFQANVPFIASTTLQMREAAKSGALDGFVLEYQTYVNTAELKGAYVFTPFGARHDSPLYVLGNVSATKLEIIKKFSEFTAQAKYQETAKDKGFNGLEDYQPKLDKVEGSVLIATQKVWKEKKNGSKPIAAVFVADVSGSMDGEPLNRLKESLSKGQKYLGRDNSIGLVSYSSNVTVNLPIGKYDTNQQSMFVGAVDSLQAGGNTATFDGVVVALKLLQDYAAANPNVKPLIFVLSDGETNGGLKLKEIRDLIEYYKIPIYTVGYNADIAALQDISSINEAASINADTDDVVYKLGNLFNVQM, from the coding sequence TTGAGCAGCGGCAAGAGATTTCTGTTGGTTACTGGCATTATTCTAGTCATCGTGTTCGTCATCGTCTACTTGGGCGTTAATCTGTCCACGAACTGGGGCAAGTCCGACAAGCAGATGGCGTCGGAGGATGCGGTTAAGCGGCTGAGCAAGCTGTATGGCAATATCGATGTGACGACGGAGGCGCCTGTCAAAGGACAGATCAATCTCGATCCGGTCGATGTAGCCGCCTCTTTGCCCGATATCTCCAAGTTCCCGATCACGGCGGACAGCACGACAACCGATTATGCCGAGATTTTTTCCTCGACGGAGAAGTCGGGGACAGGCGATGACGGCTGGCTGACGGATGTCGCGAAGGATTTCAACAAGGCCAAAATCACCATAAACGGAAAGCCTGTCTCGGTCAAGCTGCGCAATATTGCTTCGGGCACGGCTGCGGATTATATCCGGTCGGGCAAGTACGTGCCTGACGCCTTCACGCCCTCCAACGAGCTGTGGGGCGAGATGGTGAAGGCATCCGGCGTCAAGACGCAGCTCATAACGAAGCGGCTCGCCGGCAACGTCCCCGGTATCGTCATCTCGAAGGCGAAGCACGACTCGTTCGTACAGAAATACGGCGAGGTGACCGTCAAGTCGGTGATCGACGCGATCGCGGCGGGAGAGTTCTCTATGGGTTACACGGACCCTTTCGCCAGCTCGACCGGCCTGAACTTCCTCGTGACGACGCTGCAGACGTTCGACAGCGCGAACCTGCTCAGCGACAAGGCCGTTCAGGGGTTCGAGAACTTCCAGGCCAACGTGCCGTTCATTGCATCCACGACGCTGCAGATGCGGGAAGCGGCCAAGTCGGGCGCGCTCGACGGCTTCGTGCTGGAGTATCAAACCTATGTCAACACGGCGGAGCTGAAGGGAGCCTACGTATTCACCCCGTTCGGCGCGCGGCATGACAGCCCGCTCTATGTGCTTGGCAACGTCTCCGCAACCAAGCTCGAGATCATTAAGAAATTCTCCGAGTTCACGGCCCAGGCCAAATACCAGGAGACCGCCAAGGATAAGGGCTTCAACGGACTTGAAGATTATCAGCCCAAGCTTGACAAGGTCGAAGGCAGCGTCCTGATCGCGACCCAGAAGGTGTGGAAGGAAAAGAAAAACGGCAGCAAGCCAATCGCAGCGGTATTCGTAGCTGACGTCTCGGGCAGCATGGACGGCGAACCGCTGAACCGTCTCAAGGAATCGCTGAGCAAGGGGCAGAAGTATCTAGGCCGGGATAATAGCATCGGCCTCGTGTCTTACTCGAGCAATGTTACGGTCAACCTGCCGATCGGCAAGTACGATACGAACCAGCAGTCGATGTTCGTCGGCGCGGTGGACAGCTTGCAAGCTGGAGGCAACACCGCGACCTTCGACGGCGTCGTCGTGGCACTCAAGCTGCTGCAGGACTACGCGGCGGCCAACCCGAACGTAAAGCCGCTGATCTTCGTCCTCAGCGACGGAGAGACCAACGGCGGCCTCAAGCTCAAAGAGATTCGGGATCTCATCGAGTATTACAAGATTCCGATCTACACGGTCGGCTACAACGCAGACATCGCAGCGCTTCAGGATATCTCAAGCATCAACGAAGCGGCCAGCATCAACGCGGATACGGACGATGTCGTCTACAAGCTCGGCAATTTGTTCAACGTTCAAATGTAA